In Lycium ferocissimum isolate CSIRO_LF1 chromosome 11, AGI_CSIRO_Lferr_CH_V1, whole genome shotgun sequence, a single genomic region encodes these proteins:
- the LOC132037920 gene encoding vesicle-associated protein 4-1-like → MAIADNNHKPHNSDKKLWKLCPLWQSGNTTSSSTSSTQNLHSQNHSHHQNGVGSNGSRASTSVSSVARSLLPARRRLRLDPANSLYFPYEPGKQVKSAVKIKNTSKSYVAFKFQTTAPKSCYMRPPGGILEPGESIIATVFKFVEHPENNEKPVDQKSKVKFKIMSLKVKGGVDYVPELFEEQKDQVTIERVLRVVFLDPERPSPALEKLKRQLAEAEAALESRKKPPVETGPKVVGEGLVIDEWKERREKYLARQQVEAVDSV, encoded by the exons ATGGCCATCGCCGACAACAACCACAAACCACATAATTCCGACAAAAAACTTTGGAAACTTTGTCCTTTGTGGCAATCAGGAAATACTACTTCTTCATCTACCTCGTCTACACAGAATCTTCACTCtcagaatcatagtcatcatcaaAACGGTGTTGGATCTAACGGTTCTCGTGCTTCCACGTCTGTTAGTTCTGTTGCCAGATCACTTCTTCCGGCTCGGCGTAGGCTTCGGCTTGATCCAGCTAATAGTCTCTACTTTCCTT atGAACCGGGGAAGCAGGTGAAGAGTGCTGTAAAGATTAAGAACACTAGCAAATCTTATGTCGCATTTAAG TTTCAAACTACTGCACCAAAGAGCTGCTACATGCGACCTCCTGGAGGCATTCTGGAACCCGGTGAAAGCATTATTGCTACTG TATTCAAGTTTGTTGAGCACCCTGAGAACAATGAAAAGCCGGTAGATCAAAAGAGCAAGGTAAAGTTCAAGATCATGAGCTTGAAGGTGAAAGGAGGAGTAGATTACGTACCTGAGTTG TTTGAAGAACAAAAGGATCAAGTGACTATTGAACGTGTCCTACGGGTGGTGTTCTTGGACCCAGAACGCCCTTCTCCA GCACTGGAAAAACTAAAACGCCAGTTAGCTGAAGCTGAGGCAGCATTAGAATCTCGCAAGAAACCTCCAGTTGAAACTGGACCAAAAGTTGTGGGTGAAGGTCTAGTAATAGATGAATGG AAGGAGCGAAGGGAGAAGTATCTGGCTCGGCAGCAAGTTGAGGCCGTTGATTCAGTGTAA
- the LOC132037919 gene encoding uncharacterized protein LOC132037919 — translation MGCRLFTCFSKGSSSKNNSSKNNDSATSDLTLEEQKRCGPVVVELFSSQGCATSPEAELLFSRIGRGDFNLEMPVILLAYHVDYWDYMGWKDPFGSSLWTVKQKAYVEALNLDTMFTPQVVVQGRAQCVANEKDTLFSCINSAPRFAAPSFQATFERPTPESLQVSLVGSLRSKVDNNGANIMIALYECGLVTDITTGENKGKMLANDYVVRKLEKLCSVKDVTAKKTISGTVNFSLWDGFNSSKCGVALFVETGSHQICGSQNFKLPENL, via the exons ATGGGGTGCCGTCTCTTCACATGTTTCAGTAAAGGCTCTTCTTCGAAAAATAACAGCTCTAAAAATAACGACAGTGCAACGTCAGACTTAACGTTAGAGGAACAAAAACGATGTGGGCCAGTAGTTGTAGAGTTATTCTCATCACAGGGTTGCGCCACGTCACCTGAAGCTGAGTTATTGTTTTCAAGAATTGGGAGAGGTGATTTTAATCTTGAAATGCCTGTGATATTATTGGCGTATCATGTGGATTATTGGGATTATATGGGATGGAAAGATCCGTTTGGGTCTAGTTTATGGACAGTTAAACAAAAGGCATATGTTGAGGCTTTAAATCTTGATACTATGTTTACACCTCAAGTTGTTGTTCAAGGACGTGCCCAATGTGTTGCCAATGAAAAAGACACTTTGTTCTCTTGTATTAATTCAGCTCCCAGATTTGCTGCTCCATCCTTCCAG GCGACATTCGAGAGGCCAACACCAGAGTCCTTGCAAGTATCTCTAGTAGGATCTCTGAGGAGTAAGGTGGACAACAATGGCGCGAACATCATGATTGCTCTGTATGAATGTGGTTTGGTGACTGATATAACTACTGGAGAGAACAAAGGGAAAATGCTTGCAAATGACTATGTTGTTAGGAAACTAGAGAAGCTCTGTTCTGTAAAGGATGTTACTGCAAAGAAGACAATATCTGGAACTGTCAACTTCTCTCTTTGGGATGGCTTCAATAGCAGCAAATGTGGCGTAGCGCTCTTTGTGGAAACTGGCTCTCATCAAATTTGTGGATCACAGAACTTTAAGTTGCCGGAAAATCTCTGA